The following is a genomic window from Candidatus Methylomirabilota bacterium.
GCTACGTCGAGTACCCCGCGATCTACCGCAAGGAGCGGATCATCGGCCACCTGCGGGCGGCGCGCGCCGGCGAGACCGAGGAGCAGGCGAAGGCGCGCGGCGGACGTGACATCGGGGCCCTGCTCGACTCGCCGTTCTACGACGTGTGGGCGCAGGCCGGCATCGCCGAGATCCTGAGCGCGCTCCACGAGCGCGTGGTGGTGGCGCCCGCGCGCGGCTGAGGGGACGGGCCGGACGCGATCAGGGCGTGGCGCGCCAGGAGTGCCAGAGCCAGATGAGGCCGGCGACGACGACCAGCAGCACGATGTAGGCGGCCCAGCTGTTGGTCCACGACGGGCGCGCCGGCATGATGCGGTCCTGCTCCCACTCCACCGTGTCCCGCCAGGCCAGATCGCCGCGGGCGTAGCGGTGGAAGACCTCGGTGACCCAGGCCAGCGGCAGCGCGCGGTCGCGCGTCCGGAAGCGGCGCTCGAGCGAGCCCTCCTGCAGGTCGAGGCCGAAGCCGGTCTGCACCCCGCCGGTGGCCTGCAGGTAGCTCGAGTCCGAGGTGCCGAGGGTGGCGACCACGTTCCGGCCGCCGTCGAGCGAGGCGAGCACCTTCGCGATGGTGGGGCCGTCCGGCCGCTCGTAGCCGGTATCGTGCGTGCTGAGCAGCAGCTCCACGGCCGACTCCCCTAGTAGGAGCGCGGCAGCCCGAGAACGTGCTCGGCCAGGTAGTTCAGCGCCATCTGCTGCGAGACCGGCGCGATCTTGTAGAGCCGGATCTCCCGCCACAGCCGCTCCACGTAGAACTCCTTGGCGTAGCCGAAGCCGCCGAAGGTCTGCAGCGCGGCGTCGCAGGCGTTGAAGCCCGCCTCGGCCGCGAGCATCTTGGCCGAGTTGGCCTCGCGGCCGCATGGCTTGCCGTTGTCGAAGAGCCACGCCGCCTTCAGGCACATCATCTCGGCCGCGTCGAGCTGGGCCATCGCGTGGGCCAGCGGATGGGCGATCGCCTGATTCTTCCCGATGGGCCGATCGAACACCACCCGCTCCTTGGCGTACTGCACCGCGCGCTCGAGGGCGGCGCGGCCGATGCCCACCGCCTCGATGCCGACCACGATGCGCTCCGGGTTGAGCGAGTCGATCAGGTGGTAGAAGCCCTCGCCCGGCGTGCCGACCACGTCCTCGTCCGGGATCTCCAGGTTGTCGATGAAGATCTCGTTGGAGTCCACCGCGGCCCGGCCCAGCTTGTGGATCTCGCGCACCGTGATCGCGGTGCGATCGAAGTCGGCGAAGAAGAGCGTCATGCCCTTGAGCGGCTTCGCGGGATCGCGGTCGGCGGTGCGGGCCAGGAGCAGGATCTTGGTCGCGTGCTGCGCGTTGGTGGTCCACACCTTGCGCCCGTTGACGACCCAGCGGTCGCCCTTCTTCTCGGCCCGGGTCTGGATGCGCGAGGTATCGGTGCCCGCGTTCGGCTCGGTCACCCCGAAGGCCATGACGATCTCGCCGCTCACGATCTGCGGCAGGTACTTCCGCTTCATGGCCTCGGTGCCGTACTTGATCAACGGCGTGGGCGGGAACACGTAGAAGTGCACCGGCGAGGCGCCCGAGGTGCCGGCTCCCGACGCACAGATCTCGTGGAGCATCAGCGCGGCCTCGGTGACCCCGAGCCCGGCGCCGCCGTAGGCCTCGGGCACCATGATGCCGAGCCAGCCGTTGTCCGCGAAGGCCTTCACGAAGTCGCTCGGGTACTCGGCCCGATCGTCCTTGTCGAGCCAGTAGTCGAGCGAGAAGGTGCGGGCCAGCGCCCCCACTTCCTTGCGGATCAGCTCCTGCGACTCGGTCAGCGCGAAATCCATGAACGGTCCTCCTGATCGGGGCCAAGAATAGCACGGGCCGCCGGGGCTTGCCCGGCGGTGCGGTGGTCGGTATGCTGACGGCCATGGACGAGACCACTCCCGCGATCCAGGATTATCTCGGCGCCATCTACGATCTCGCCGGCACCGACAAGCCGGTGATCGGCGCGCGGCTCGCGCGGCACATGCACGTCTCGGCGCCGTCCATCACCGAGGCGCTGCGCCGCATGCAGAAGGACGGCTACATCCGCGTGGGCGGTCACAAGGAGATCCGGCTCACCAGCAAGGGCCTCGGCATCGCGGAGACGATGGCGCGACGCCACCGGCTGATCGAGCGCTGGCTCACCGACGTCCTCGGCCTCGACTGGTCGCGCGCGCACGACGAGGCGCACCGGCTCGAGCACGCGCTGTCGCCGGTGGTCGAGGAGCGGCTCGCCGAGACGCTCGGCATGCCCAGCACCTGTCCGCACGGCAACCCGATCCCCGGCATGCCCGCGCCGGAAGCGCACAGCCCGATCCCGCTCGGCCAGGCCCCGGCCGGGCATCCCTTCGTGGTCGAGCGCATCACCGAGGAGGCCGAAGCGGACCGGCAGCTGCTGCGCTTCCTGTGGGAGAGCGGGATCCGCCCGGGCAGCCGCATCGTGGTCAGCGAGGTCGCGCCGTACGCCGGCACCGTGTCCATCCTGCTGGAAGGCCGCACCATCACCATGGGGCTCAGCGCCGCGAACAAGATCTGGGTGTACGACCCGCAGGAGCCGTCCGAGCGGCCCAAGAGCGCGCGCCGCCGCTCCGCGAAGCCGTCCGCCTGAGCATGGGGGTCAAGGCGCTCTACGCGCTGCAGAACGGCTTCCTGGGCTTCGAGCGCGCCGGTCTCTTCTACGGCGACCGCTCGGCGGAGCGCGTGGCGATCCCGATCACGTGCTATCTGGTCCGCACCGACGACGCGACGATTCTCTTCGATACCGGCATCTCGCCGCGGGCGGTGCCGGGGCTGCTCCGGCAAGACTCGCTCTGCCGATTCGGCGACGAGGACCTGCTGGTGCATCGCCTGGACTCGATCGGGCTCGAGCCGGCGGACATCGATCTGGTGGTGCTGAGCCATCTCCACTTCGACCACGCGGGCGGCGCCGCCCTGTTCGACACCTCGGAGCTGATCGTGCAGCAGGACGAGTACGCCTACGGGCAGTACCCGCCCGCGTTCTTCGCCTCGTACTACTACCGCAAGAACTTCGACCTGCCCGGCTATCGCTGGCGCCTGCTCGACGGCGACACCGTGCTCGCCCCGGGGGTGACCGCGCTGCGCAGCGACGGCCACACCCCGGGCCACCAGTCCCTGCTGGTCGAGCTGCCCGGCACCGGCCCGGTCATCCTGGCCGGCGATTCCTGCTACTGGCAGCGGTCCATCGACGAGGAGATCCCGCCCGGCGTCGTGTGGGACCCGACCCGGGCCGTGCACACCATCAAGCGGCTCAAGACGCTCGCGCGGCTGACCGGCGGGCGCATCTTCCCGAGCCACGACCCCGCGTTCTGGGAGCGGGCGATCAAGGCGCCGGACGCATATCGATAGGAGGACGCCATGGGAGTGCTGGACGGAATCAAGGTGCTGGAGATGGCGCGGGTGCCCCCCGCCGAGATGCCCGGCATGTTCCTCGCCGACATGGGCGCCGACGTGCTCAAGATCGAGACGCCGCCCGACGAGCCGGAGGACGCCACCGCCCGACGGCGCGCCGCGTTCGCGTACGTGAACCGCAACAAGCGCTCGCTCGCGCTGAACATGAAGGCGCCCGAGGGCCAGGCCATCTTCCGGAAGCTGGCCGCCGCCGCCGACGTGATCGTCGAGGGCTTCCGGCCCGGCGTCATGAAGCGCCTGGGCGGCGACTACGAGACGCTGTCGGCCGCGAACCCGCGCCTGGTCTACTGCTCGCTCTCCGGATTCGGCCACAACGGGCCCTACCGCGACTATCCGGCGCACGACGGCAACTACCTGTCGCTGGCCGGCGTGCTGAACCTCATCGGGGAGCCGGACCGCAAGCCGATCTTCCCGCTCAACCTGGTGGCCGACTACGGCGGGGCCAGCATGCACGGCGCGCTCGGCATCATGATGGCGCTGTTCGCCCGCGAGCGGACCGGCCGCGGCCAGCACGTGGACGTGTCCTACCTCGACACCTCGCTGGCCCTGCTCGCCGCCACGCCGAACATGCGCTTCTTCTGGAGCGACGGCATGGCCCCGAAGCGCGGCGAGGGTTTCCTGGGCGGCTCGTATCCGTACTACGCGGTCTACGAAACCCGGGACCGCAAGTACCTCACCATCGGCTGCACCGAGCCGTGGCTCTGGGAGAACTTCTGCAAGGCGATCAACCGGCCCGACTTCGTGAAGTTCGCGCGCCGGCCCGACCAGTTCGTGCGGGCGGCCAACGCGGAAGAGGTGGCCTGCCGGGAGGAGATCGAGGCTCTCATCCGGACCCGCACCCGCGACGAGTGGTACGACTTCCTGGTCAAGGCCGACGTGTGCGTGGGGAAGGTCTACGAGCCCGAGGAGGTCGTGGCCGATCCGCAGGTGCAGGCCCGCGACATGGTCGTGGAGATGCGCCACCCGGTGCACGGGACGGTGACGCAGTTCGGCCAGCCCATCAAGCTCTCGGAGACCCCGGGGACGATCCGCAGCGTCGCCCCCTACTCGGGCGAGCACACCGATCAGGTGCTGGGCGAGCTGGGCCTGCGCGAGGCGGACATCCGGAGCCTGCGCGAGAAGAAGATAGTCGCCTAGTCGCTAGCGGGAGGCGGTGGGCCGGCAGCCGCTCGCGAGCATCCGCCGGGCCGTGGTCGAGGCGAGGTGCCCGTACTCGCGGTAGCTGATGAGCCGGATGCCCTCGGCCGCGATGGCCGCCTTGACCTTGGCGTCGCAGAGCGACTGTAGCTCGACCTCGCGCTCGCGGTTGTACTGCGCGTCCCGCCGCGCCTCCATCCGCCCGGGATGGCAGGAGATCTCCGAGACCCCCGGCCCCAGCGACTTCAGGATCGTCAGCAGGTAGTCCGTGCTGATCTTGGTCACGTCGGTGCGGCCGAACTCCGGCTGGCCCCAGAAGCGGCCCACGAAGAAGACCTCGGAGAATCCGCGCACCGGGCAGTGGTAGCGCGCCCCCGCTTCCAGGAACTGCCACGCGACGTTGAAGAGCCGGTGCGCGTGGTGGTGCGAGTCGATGTGGGTGGGCGGGCCACCGGTGAGCCGGACGAATGCCTCGAGCTGCCGGTCCAGCTCCCCCTGGACCGCGCGCGGCTCCTGCATGTTGACGAGCCAGTGCCCGCGCTCGTCGAACGCCACGTGGAGGCCCAGGCTCACGTCGGCCCGGCGCCGCACCTGCCGCACCGCCTCGACCGCGTGCGGGCCGTCCACGAGCAGGCTTGCGCTCGTCACGATGCCGCGGTCGAACGCCTCGAAGATGCCGCGGTCGATCTCCTCGGACATGCCGAGGTCGTCGGCGTTGACGATGGCGAGCCGCTGGTGCCCGTCGCCGTCATGCGTGGACATCGAGGTGTACGGGTCCTCGGGGCTGGGCGACGCGATGGCCGGAGCGGCCGGCGCGGCCAGCCACCCGCCCGCGGCGGCGAGTCCCGATCTCAGAAAGAGTCGTCTCGTAAGGCTCATTCGATCCTCCCGGCGACCTGCATCTATAGCATAACCCGCGCGCCTGCGTCCGGGTTGCCGGGTCGAGGGGGTGTTGCGGGCAGAAATGGTAAGATCCTCTGTCATGCGCCCACCCGATTCCTTCGTCGACCTCCTCTCCACCCGCGCCCGCATCGGCTGGGGCGCCCCGGCGCCGGCGCGCCCGGTCCAGAACGCGCTCTTCGAATTCGGCGGCGGCTTCCCCGACCCCGCCTCGTTCCCCTACGACGGGCTCGTGGAGGCCACCGCCCGCATGATGAAGGCGGAAGGGGCCGAGGCCCTCACCTACGGCGAGCCCCAGGGCTACCGCGGCCTGCGCGAGCTGGTCTGCCACAAGTACGGCCTCTTCGAGGGCCTGAAGGTCGGCCCCGAGAACATCATCATCTCGAACGGCTCGGGGCACGCGTTGTCCCTGGCCTTCAGCGCGTTCGTGGACGTGGGCGACGTGATCCTCTCGGAGGCCCCCACGTTCTCGGGGACGCTGCAGACCATCCGGCGCCACGGGCCGGAGGTGCTGGACGTGCCGGTGGACGCCGACGGGCTGGTGGTCGAGGTCGCCCGCGAGCATCTGGCCCGGCT
Proteins encoded in this region:
- a CDS encoding acyl-CoA dehydrogenase family protein, translated to MDFALTESQELIRKEVGALARTFSLDYWLDKDDRAEYPSDFVKAFADNGWLGIMVPEAYGGAGLGVTEAALMLHEICASGAGTSGASPVHFYVFPPTPLIKYGTEAMKRKYLPQIVSGEIVMAFGVTEPNAGTDTSRIQTRAEKKGDRWVVNGRKVWTTNAQHATKILLLARTADRDPAKPLKGMTLFFADFDRTAITVREIHKLGRAAVDSNEIFIDNLEIPDEDVVGTPGEGFYHLIDSLNPERIVVGIEAVGIGRAALERAVQYAKERVVFDRPIGKNQAIAHPLAHAMAQLDAAEMMCLKAAWLFDNGKPCGREANSAKMLAAEAGFNACDAALQTFGGFGYAKEFYVERLWREIRLYKIAPVSQQMALNYLAEHVLGLPRSY
- a CDS encoding CaiB/BaiF CoA-transferase family protein, producing MGVLDGIKVLEMARVPPAEMPGMFLADMGADVLKIETPPDEPEDATARRRAAFAYVNRNKRSLALNMKAPEGQAIFRKLAAAADVIVEGFRPGVMKRLGGDYETLSAANPRLVYCSLSGFGHNGPYRDYPAHDGNYLSLAGVLNLIGEPDRKPIFPLNLVADYGGASMHGALGIMMALFARERTGRGQHVDVSYLDTSLALLAATPNMRFFWSDGMAPKRGEGFLGGSYPYYAVYETRDRKYLTIGCTEPWLWENFCKAINRPDFVKFARRPDQFVRAANAEEVACREEIEALIRTRTRDEWYDFLVKADVCVGKVYEPEEVVADPQVQARDMVVEMRHPVHGTVTQFGQPIKLSETPGTIRSVAPYSGEHTDQVLGELGLREADIRSLREKKIVA
- a CDS encoding N-acyl homoserine lactonase family protein; this encodes MGVKALYALQNGFLGFERAGLFYGDRSAERVAIPITCYLVRTDDATILFDTGISPRAVPGLLRQDSLCRFGDEDLLVHRLDSIGLEPADIDLVVLSHLHFDHAGGAALFDTSELIVQQDEYAYGQYPPAFFASYYYRKNFDLPGYRWRLLDGDTVLAPGVTALRSDGHTPGHQSLLVELPGTGPVILAGDSCYWQRSIDEEIPPGVVWDPTRAVHTIKRLKTLARLTGGRIFPSHDPAFWERAIKAPDAYR
- a CDS encoding metal-dependent transcriptional regulator — encoded protein: MDETTPAIQDYLGAIYDLAGTDKPVIGARLARHMHVSAPSITEALRRMQKDGYIRVGGHKEIRLTSKGLGIAETMARRHRLIERWLTDVLGLDWSRAHDEAHRLEHALSPVVEERLAETLGMPSTCPHGNPIPGMPAPEAHSPIPLGQAPAGHPFVVERITEEAEADRQLLRFLWESGIRPGSRIVVSEVAPYAGTVSILLEGRTITMGLSAANKIWVYDPQEPSERPKSARRRSAKPSA
- a CDS encoding ChbG/HpnK family deacetylase, coding for MSLTRRLFLRSGLAAAGGWLAAPAAPAIASPSPEDPYTSMSTHDGDGHQRLAIVNADDLGMSEEIDRGIFEAFDRGIVTSASLLVDGPHAVEAVRQVRRRADVSLGLHVAFDERGHWLVNMQEPRAVQGELDRQLEAFVRLTGGPPTHIDSHHHAHRLFNVAWQFLEAGARYHCPVRGFSEVFFVGRFWGQPEFGRTDVTKISTDYLLTILKSLGPGVSEISCHPGRMEARRDAQYNREREVELQSLCDAKVKAAIAAEGIRLISYREYGHLASTTARRMLASGCRPTASR